One region of Brachybacterium saurashtrense genomic DNA includes:
- a CDS encoding recombinase family protein, with the protein MTLLDLPDGIDLATLRSLATGSNHSITAPAEAADGLVPAVSYLRVSTKDQATRFGQEEGLSIPAQREAAARKAEQLGAVIVKEFIEPGESAKTARRRALQEMLEYVAANPVRSCIINKVDRLARNRLDDAIIHATLRGANIQLVSVAENIDETPSGMLMHGILASMAEFYSLNLAQEVVKCMTQKATIGGTPTKAPIGYLNVRTADAKGREVRDIKVDPERADLVRFAFTAYATGAWSLSSLARELETRGLTTRPTPSQPSKPVTTTGLHKILTNPYYQGTVTFRGVTYDGAHEPLVDSETWLRVQTELDATNAKG; encoded by the coding sequence ATGACGCTCCTCGACCTCCCCGACGGGATCGACCTCGCCACACTGCGATCCCTCGCCACAGGCAGCAACCACAGCATCACGGCTCCCGCCGAGGCGGCGGACGGGCTGGTGCCGGCGGTCTCCTACCTGCGGGTCTCCACCAAGGACCAGGCCACCCGGTTCGGACAAGAAGAAGGCCTGTCCATCCCCGCTCAGCGTGAAGCCGCGGCCCGGAAGGCCGAACAGCTCGGCGCCGTCATCGTCAAGGAGTTTATCGAACCCGGCGAATCCGCGAAGACCGCTCGCCGCCGCGCGCTGCAGGAGATGCTGGAGTACGTCGCGGCAAACCCGGTCCGGTCCTGCATCATCAACAAGGTCGACCGGCTCGCCCGGAACCGTCTCGATGACGCGATCATCCACGCCACCCTCCGCGGCGCGAACATCCAGCTCGTCTCGGTCGCAGAGAACATCGACGAGACCCCATCGGGGATGCTGATGCACGGCATCCTCGCCTCGATGGCCGAGTTCTACTCCCTCAACCTCGCCCAAGAAGTCGTCAAGTGCATGACCCAGAAGGCCACCATCGGCGGCACCCCCACCAAGGCCCCGATCGGATACCTCAACGTCCGCACCGCCGATGCGAAAGGCCGCGAGGTCCGCGACATCAAAGTCGACCCTGAGCGGGCGGACCTGGTGCGGTTCGCGTTCACCGCCTACGCCACCGGCGCCTGGTCCCTGTCCTCCCTCGCCCGCGAGCTCGAGACCCGCGGGCTGACGACCCGACCGACGCCGTCGCAGCCATCCAAGCCCGTCACGACGACCGGGTTGCACAAGATCCTCACCAACCCCTACTACCAGGGCACGGTCACGTTCCGCGGTGTCACCTACGACGGCGCCCACGAACCACTCGTCGACTCCGAGACCTGGCTGCGGGTGCAGACCGAGCTCGACGCGACGAACGCCAAAGGTTAA
- a CDS encoding single-stranded DNA-binding protein: MSGFIATDPQLTYTERGEARFYARFGQENYRREENGEFTKLEPSFGNLVLYRATAERAYERFTKGDQFVAEGYTHDYSYEREGQQIEGEEFVAKKIGHDTARTRYDVDRTPRHQAQTVERDSPAREQNGEQNREQVRPFDPPQQPQQARQTAAAPVLGQ; this comes from the coding sequence TTGTCGGGATTCATCGCCACCGACCCGCAGCTGACCTACACCGAGCGTGGCGAGGCCCGGTTCTACGCCCGCTTCGGACAGGAGAACTACCGGCGCGAGGAGAACGGCGAGTTCACCAAGCTCGAGCCCTCCTTCGGGAACCTCGTCCTGTATCGGGCGACCGCGGAACGCGCCTACGAGCGGTTCACCAAGGGCGACCAGTTCGTCGCCGAGGGCTACACCCACGACTACTCCTACGAACGCGAGGGCCAGCAGATCGAAGGCGAGGAATTCGTCGCCAAGAAGATCGGCCACGACACCGCCCGCACCCGCTACGACGTCGACCGCACACCCCGCCACCAGGCGCAGACCGTCGAGCGCGACAGCCCCGCCCGGGAACAGAACGGAGAGCAGAACCGGGAACAGGTTCGGCCGTTCGATCCACCCCAACAGCCCCAGCAAGCGCGACAGACCGCAGCCGCGCCGGTCCTCGGACAGTAA